A window from Cryptomeria japonica chromosome 1, Sugi_1.0, whole genome shotgun sequence encodes these proteins:
- the LOC131027423 gene encoding probable LRR receptor-like serine/threonine-protein kinase At1g67720: protein MKEWISDPCFSIPWNGIKCNKNYTVRVVEIDLSGRNLSGPVPNSIKELTELRSISFQDNHLSVILPDFCKLARLEILRLQNNNLSGIIPDCLSELKNLKEVNLENNNLSGVVPEGLLRNRLFDIRYSGNPNLCKDGNQCHSKDKNIRIIVVSAIAALVGCSLVLSVIMYRRRKYLKKKNQINNQPLNAGLIPGMVLNPLSCCSFSLLDMKTATNNFGQKIGQGGFGSVYFGKLADGKDVAVKLLSSSSKQGLAEFLNEINPLSRVHHKNLVSLSGYCNESQRTYACV from the exons ATGAAGGAATGGATATCCGATCCTTGCTTTTCTATTCCCTGGAACGGAATCAAGTGCAACAAAAACTACACGGTTAGAGTTGTAGAAAT CGATCTGTCGGGAAGGAATCTGTCTGGACCTGTACCAAATAGTATCAAGGAGTTAACTGAATTGAGAAGCAT TTCTTTCCAGGACAACCATTTATCGGTAATCTTACCAGATTTTTGCAAGTTAGCAAGATTGGAAATACT GCGACTTCAAAATAATAATCTTAGTGGTATCATCCCGGACTGTCTGTCCGAATTGAAAAACTTGAAGGAAGT AAATTTAGAGAACAATAACCTTAGCGGAGTTGTTCCCGAAGGGCTTTTGCGTAATAGATTGTTCGACATTAG gTACTCTGGGAATCCGAATCTTTGCAAAGATGGCAATCAATGCCACTCCAAGGATAAAAACATTAGGATTATTGTTGTATCAGCCATAGCTGCTCTCGTCGGGTGTTCACTTGTGTTATCAGTCATTATGTACCGACGAAGAAAATACTTGAAGAAAAAAAATCAGATCAATAATCAGCCATTAA ATGCAGGTTTGATACCGGGCATGGTACTAAACCCTTTGAGCTGCTGTTCATTCAGTCTGCTGGATATGAAAACAGCCACAAACAATTTCGGCCAAAAGATCGGACAGGGCGGTTTCGGAAGTGTTTACTTTGGCAAGTTAGCTGATGGAAAAGATGTGGCTGTAAAGCTGCTCTCCTCCTCCTCAAAACAAGGACTGGCAGAGTTCTTAAACGAG ATCAATCCCCTTTCTAGAGTGCATCACAAAAATTTGGTGTCTCTGAGTGGCTACTGCAACGAGTCCCAAAGAACTTATGCTTGTGTATGA
- the LOC131855913 gene encoding leucine-rich repeat receptor-like serine/threonine-protein kinase At2g14510: MQKPILCLTANILVLFVSVAAQPGFLNIDCGGRKNSTDPETNITWIVDANYVDVGQTVNFSVPNTPFHMQSMRLFPKPLNKSCYRLPVNPNVNYLLRLWFLFDYYDQSTNLPSFNVSFETEGLLTQKIQAIKSAQDIEWTSEKILRSPNGVLYVCLIRTSDDSDPFVSAIQLRSLLSGMYALYPQDEFDRFWTTEKGVDLDNNTLPILSSRSVNFNDKNNSSNVPPTFVLQSALTVKPSTEPLVFGLERQYIKILVVLYFAEIEVLNSSEYRKFKILINNIAVSNITLDVKNNIVQVPLTYDRGAGRVFSADYPR; this comes from the exons ATGCAGAAGCCTATTCTCTGTCTCACCGCCAACATCCTTGTGCTCTTTGTCTCAGTTGCAGCTCAGCCAG GATTCCTCAATATTGACTGTGGCGGGAGAAAGAATTCGACAGACCCAGAGACGAATATTACCTGGATTGTGGACGCCAACTATGTAGATGTTGGCCAAACAGTAAATTTCTCTGTCCCAAATACACCATTCCACATGCAATCTATGCGTCTTTTCCCAAAACCTCTAAATAAGTCTTGTTACCGGCTGCCTGTGAATCCGAACGTCAACTATCTCTTAAGGCTTTGGTTTCTTTTTGATTACTATGATCAATCCACTAATCTTCCGAGCTTTAATGTCTCCTTCGAGACGGAAGGACTGCTTACTCAAAAGATTCAGGCAATTAAATCTGCGCAAGATATAGAGTGGACAAGTGAAAAGATCTTGAGGAGTCCTAACGGGGTTCTTTACGTTTGCTTGATTCGAACTTCCGATGACAGCGATCCTTTCGTCTCTGCAATCCAGTTGCGAAGTCTCTTGAGTGGGATGTACGCTCT GTATCCTCAGGATGAATTTGATCGCTTTTGGACGACAGAAAAAGGTGTAGATTTAGATAACAACACTCTACCAATATTATCCAGCCGTTCAGTGAATTTCAACGATAAAAATAACAGCAGCAATGTTCCTCCAACCTTTGTATTGCAGTCAGCGCTAACTGTAAAACCCTCTACAGAGCCTTTGGTTTTCGGTCTGGAAAGGCAATACATTAAAATTTTAGTTGTACTATACTTTGCAGAGATCGAGGTCCTAAATTCTTCTGaatatagaaaattcaaaattctGATAAATAATATAGCAGTTAGCAATATAACCTTGGACGTGAAAAATAATATTGTACAAGTGCCACTGACATACGACAGAGGAGCAGGTAGAGTTTTCTCTGCAGACTATCCAAGATGA
- the LOC131856874 gene encoding probable receptor-like protein kinase At2g23200, which produces MADFGLSKIIGDDIMSSHITTNIKGTVGYLDPEYFHTNKLTERSDVYSFGVVLLEMICGRKAIDPELCEEELSLLKWVMLHVEGSEDYGGPLIAIIDKKMCMYEIDMKSLYPIFTLSLKCIQNEASKRPTITDIVKQIKEAMDMIKSESSSEEINEPRYSAEYSYSLLDVGR; this is translated from the exons ATGGCAGATTTTGGTCTTTCAAAAATAATTGGCGATGACATAATGTCCAGTCATATAACCACAAACATAAAAGGAACAGTGGGATACTTAGACCCAGA GTACTTTCATACGAACAAGTTAACAGAGAGAAGCGATGTGTATAGCTTTGGAGTGGTTTTGTTGGAGATGATATGCGGGAGAAAAGCAATTGATCCAGAGCTATGTGAAGAAGAGCTAAGCCTTTTGAAATGG GTAATGCTACATGTCGAGGGGAGCGAAGATTATGGTGGTCCATTGATAGCCATCATAGACAAAAAGATGTGCATGTATGAAATCGACATGAAATCTCTCTATCCCATATTTACTCTGTCGCTTAAATGCATTCAGAATGAAGCATCCAAGAGGCCGACCATAACTGACATAGTAAAGCAGAtaaaagaagccatggatatgATTAAGTCCGAATCTTCGAGTGAAGAGATAAACGAGCCTCGATACTCCGCAGAATATAGCTACAGCCTACTTGACGTTGGTAGATAA